In the Arthrobacter zhaoxinii genome, one interval contains:
- a CDS encoding DUF3375 domain-containing protein yields the protein MSFIENAVARWAELQRLQASPGWKLTNANAWVPALFREAFTRTRPRVPLDDFHAMTDSFLNRLRMDGVQLREDWTGRNYADDWVARRFLARPRADGKFVYELTESSARFLSYLDGYTSDKTSLNSSRLATLLDRVENLAQESNPDPAARIAVLKEEVARREEMIRALESGEAPPPLPDDTAVEAARDILDLAAALPADFKRMRDGLEKMLHDLRQEMVESNAAKGLTMGEILEADKKLRSTAEGRTYEGFTAFLNDADQQARFRAAIAEVLERDFADDMSPEDRQSLYRLISDMRDQATEIHRIYGRLSESMHTYVQSDEYRESVQLRQLIRAAETAIHKAPRGRRRAAVVPAPQLHGSGFESLSMVRVYNPEDHAAPRTLPEPPQFTEADIHRSVRTPRADRRVLADAVSRATATRASATVAQVFEQLPPEHRHLNSIRTLLAGGSASGSEANKHLESVTFTQIDGSERTALLPAVAVAKAPEK from the coding sequence ATGTCCTTCATCGAGAACGCCGTTGCCCGCTGGGCCGAACTGCAGCGGCTCCAGGCCTCCCCCGGCTGGAAACTGACCAACGCCAACGCCTGGGTCCCGGCGCTCTTCCGCGAGGCCTTCACCCGCACCCGGCCGCGGGTCCCGCTGGACGACTTCCATGCCATGACGGACTCCTTCCTGAACCGCCTCCGCATGGACGGCGTGCAGCTGCGCGAAGACTGGACCGGACGGAACTACGCCGATGACTGGGTGGCCCGCCGCTTCCTGGCCCGGCCCCGCGCGGACGGGAAGTTCGTCTACGAACTCACCGAATCCTCCGCCCGCTTCCTCTCCTACCTGGACGGCTACACCAGCGATAAGACGTCCCTGAACTCCTCCCGCCTGGCCACCCTGCTGGACCGGGTGGAAAACCTCGCACAGGAATCCAACCCGGACCCCGCCGCACGCATCGCCGTCCTTAAAGAAGAGGTCGCCCGCCGCGAGGAAATGATCCGCGCGCTGGAATCCGGCGAGGCTCCCCCGCCGCTGCCGGACGACACCGCCGTCGAAGCGGCCCGCGACATCCTCGACCTGGCCGCGGCTCTGCCCGCCGACTTCAAGCGGATGCGCGACGGCCTGGAAAAGATGCTGCATGACCTGCGCCAGGAAATGGTGGAATCCAACGCCGCCAAGGGCCTGACCATGGGTGAAATCCTCGAAGCGGACAAAAAGCTGCGCAGCACCGCCGAAGGCCGCACCTATGAGGGCTTCACCGCCTTCCTGAACGACGCCGACCAGCAGGCCCGCTTCCGCGCCGCCATCGCGGAGGTGCTGGAACGGGACTTCGCCGATGACATGAGCCCCGAGGACCGGCAGAGCCTGTACCGGCTGATCAGCGACATGCGCGACCAGGCCACCGAAATCCACCGCATCTACGGCCGGCTCTCCGAATCCATGCACACCTATGTGCAGAGCGACGAGTACCGCGAATCCGTCCAGCTGCGCCAGCTCATCCGCGCCGCCGAAACCGCGATCCACAAGGCTCCGCGCGGACGCCGCCGCGCCGCCGTCGTCCCCGCACCGCAGCTGCACGGCTCGGGCTTCGAATCCCTGAGCATGGTCCGGGTCTACAATCCCGAAGACCACGCCGCCCCGCGCACCCTGCCCGAACCGCCGCAGTTCACCGAAGCGGACATCCACCGCTCGGTGCGCACCCCGCGCGCCGATCGGCGGGTACTGGCCGACGCCGTCTCCCGGGCGACGGCGACCCGCGCCAGCGCCACCGTGGCCCAGGTGTTCGAGCAGCTGCCGCCCGAACACCGGCACCTGAACAGCATCCGCACACTGCTCGCCGGCGGCTCGGCCTCAGGCTCTGAAGCCAACAAGCACCTTGAATCCGTTACCTTTACCCAGATCGACGGCAGCGAGCGCACCGCGCTGCTGCC